A region of Diospyros lotus cultivar Yz01 chromosome 3, ASM1463336v1, whole genome shotgun sequence DNA encodes the following proteins:
- the LOC127798295 gene encoding ACT domain-containing protein ACR4, whose product MESTTSFSQNKDDEYEKFIKRMNPPRVVVDNDYCKNATVVQVDSANKHGILLEVVQVLTDLNLIITKAYISSDGGWFMDVFNVTDQTGNKITDEEVLDYIQKSLGPDSCFTSSVRRSVGVKPSMDHTSIELIGTDRPGLLSEVSAVLTDLRCNVVNAEVWTHNTRAAAVMQVTDEETRGAITDPERLSMIKQLLCNVLKGSNISREVKTVVSHGITHTERRLHQLMFADRDYERPANEALDEKQRPEVNVVNWNDRDYSVVTIRCKDRPKLLFDTVCTLTDMQYVVFHGHVDAEGPEAYQEYCIRHIDGSPLNSVPERERLIHCLEAAIERRVSEGLKLELCTTDRVGLLSDVTRIFRENSLSVTRAEVTTRAGKAVNTFYVREASGYPVDAKIIDSIRQEIGQTILQVKGSLEEVSQSPQESPTRFLFGSFFKSRSFCNFGLVKSYS is encoded by the exons AGTTGTAGTCGATAATGACTACTGCAAAAATGCAACTGTTGTTCAG GTGGACAGTGCTAACAAACATGGAATACTTTTGGAAGTGGTTCAAGTCCTCACTGATCTTAATCTCATCATCACTAAAGCTTATATTTCGTCGGATGGAGGCTGGTTCATGGATG TGTTCAATGTAACTGATCAAACTGGGAACAAGATTACAGATGAAGAGGTTCTGGATTATATTCAGAAG TCTCTTGGACCAGATTCGTGCTTTACTTCTTCTGTCAGAAGATCTGTTGGGGTTAAACCGTCAATGGACCACACTTCAATTGAACTCATAGGAACTGACAGGCCGGGATTACTTTCTGAAGTGAGTGCTGTTCTTACTGACCTTAGATGCAATGTCGTAAACGCTGAGGTGTGGACTCACAACACTCGGGCTGCAGCCGTGATGCAAGTCACAGATGAGGAAACTAGAGGTGCAATTACTGATCCGGAGAGGCTCTCCATGATCAAGCAACTCCTCTGCAATGTGCTCAAAGGTAGCAACATTTCCAGAGAAGTCAAGACTGTTGTGTCTCATGGAATTACCCATACCGAAAGAAGGCTTCACCAGCTGATGTTTGCTGACCGGGACTATGAAAGACCTGCCAATGAAGCCTTAGATGAAAAGCAAAGACCTGAAGTTAATGTTGTTAATTGGAATGACAGAGACTACTCAGTAGTTACTATCAGGTGTAAGGATAGACCGAAACTTCTTTTCGACACAGTTTGCACTTTGACAGACATGCAATATGTTGTTTTCCATGGACATGTCGATGCTGAGGGGCCAGAAGCTTATCAG GAATACTGTATCAGACATATTGATGGTTCCCCGCTTAACTCCGTGCCGGAGAGAGAGCGGCTGATTCATTGTCTTGAAGCAGCAATAGAAAGAAGAGTATCTGAG GGGTTGAAACTGGAACTATGCACAACTGACAGAGTAGGGCTGCTATCTGACGTCACTCGCATCTTCCGTGAGAATAGCCTCTCAGTGACCAGAGCAGAAGTGACAACTAGAGCAGGCAAAGCCGTTAACACATTTTACGTGCGGGAGGCATCAGGGTACCCTGTTGATGCCAAGATAATCGATTCCATTCGGCAAGAAATTGGCCAGACCATACTGCAGGTGAAAGGCAGCCTTGAAGAAGTGAGCCAATCTCCACAAGAATCACCAACCAGGTTCCTCTTTGGCAGTTTCTTCAAATCCAGatctttttgtaattttggcTTGGTTAAGTCCTACTCTTAG